The following DNA comes from Bacteroidales bacterium.
TACTACTTCATCGTCGAACATGAACCATGCCTTCTGTGCAATGGTGTTGATGCTATAACTGACATCCCTGTATGAGTATGCACTGACGCCATACACGCCATCGGATACTCCGCCGGCAAAGGATGCGTTCCCGGCAGTACCCCATTCTGCGGGACGGGGTATCAAAGCCATCTCAGGCGCAGTGGTTCCGGGTATCTTTGTCCAGTCCCAGACAGGGAAAATATCGACGTATTCATCGCCTTTCAAAGCAATATCGGTGGCTCCATCCGAGAGAAAATAACCTTTGATGTTTTCACCATTTCCATTCTCATTGCGCAGGGTGCGTGAAGATACCATACGAACATCAAAACTGAATCCGGGACGGGTATGCAAGGTATAATCGCTTCGCCAGTAATGGGTGTTGACAGGTTGCAATCCATAACCTGCGGTCTGAGACCCGTTCAACCGGCTGATGGCTGCATCATATTCGGAAGTATGTTCAGGATCAATCGTTTTCAGACCGGCTATCGTTGAGGTAAAGCCTGATTGAAACAAAGCGCCCTGACGGCTCAGACTCCGTCCAGAGACATTGTATAAAAAGTACTGGCCGCGTATCACTGGCAAATAGGTTTTGCGGGTGTAGTCGCTCAACAGTTCCAGTTTATCATCGGGAAGTGCATAAGGAGTTCCTTCGGTATACAATGCCATATTGACGGTACCGCTAATCACCACATCACCATATCCTCCGATATATAATTGTTTACCGTGTTGCTGGTACGAAAAATCATGTTGCAGCCCCTCATCGGTGGTCAATATTAAAGGATAATACACTTGCTGAACACCAAAGGAAAGAACCGATTCGTTTCCGGTGAGGCATCCCCGGTATACCCAATGAGTGGCAATGTCCAGTTTATTGGCGCC
Coding sequences within:
- a CDS encoding chloramphenicol resistance protein, which codes for MKTNIIRVILFVALYSLPVHQATGTMYETIMQRIRDKQFASVASITAIVSSTTGYMNSLSADGSWSDIYYANNAQTDWTPISHLDRLKTMVLAYTLPASSYNGNTELYTKIALALTYWYDRHPTSTNWYMQQIASPQRVGILLILMRGGTTRLPSDLENKLLNRMASEGGRPDQDGSQGTGANKLDIATHWVYRGCLTGNESVLSFGVQQVYYPLILTTDEGLQHDFSYQQHGKQLYIGGYGDVVISGTVNMALYTEGTPYALPDDKLELLSDYTRKTYLPVIRGQYFLYNVSGRSLSRQGALFQSGFTSTIAGLKTIDPEHTSEYDAAISRLNGSQTAGYGLQPVNTHYWRSDYTLHTRPGFSFDVRMVSSRTLRNENGNGENIKGYFLSDGATDIALKGDEYVDIFPVWDWTKIPGTTAPEMALIPRPAEWGTAGNASFAGGVSDGVYGVSAYSYRDVSYSINTIAQKAWFMFDDEVV